The following proteins are co-located in the Micromonospora viridifaciens genome:
- a CDS encoding sulfite exporter TauE/SafE family protein: protein MDLSDVALLVTAGLAAGMVNAVAGGGSLITFPALIATGLPPVPANVTNSVSVFPGYVASVAGSRMDLPRGRQLWSLLPTTVLGTGVGCLLLLATPARAFELVVPFLVLGAAAVLAFQDPLRRLVGHPADLSPRRRTVSVQAMVAVGSVYGGYFGAALGVMLVAGLALVLDTSLARVNAIKNLLSAVVGLTTLVVFALFGPVHWGAAAVIAPATVAGGYLGARLARRLPSVVLKTVIVVFGTVIGLYLLWRALR, encoded by the coding sequence ATGGACCTCTCCGACGTCGCGCTCCTGGTCACCGCCGGTCTCGCTGCGGGCATGGTGAACGCGGTGGCCGGGGGCGGTTCCCTGATCACCTTCCCGGCCCTGATCGCGACCGGCCTGCCGCCGGTCCCCGCCAACGTCACCAACTCCGTGTCGGTCTTCCCCGGGTACGTGGCCAGCGTCGCCGGCAGCCGGATGGACCTGCCGCGCGGGCGGCAGTTGTGGAGCCTGCTGCCCACCACGGTGCTCGGCACGGGCGTCGGCTGTCTGCTGCTGCTGGCCACCCCGGCGCGGGCGTTCGAGCTGGTGGTGCCGTTCCTGGTGCTGGGCGCGGCCGCCGTGCTCGCCTTCCAGGATCCACTGCGCCGGCTGGTCGGCCACCCGGCCGACCTGAGCCCGCGCCGCCGTACCGTCAGCGTGCAGGCCATGGTCGCGGTCGGTTCGGTGTACGGCGGCTACTTCGGCGCGGCGCTCGGGGTGATGCTGGTGGCCGGGCTGGCGCTGGTGCTGGACACCAGCCTGGCCCGGGTGAACGCCATCAAGAACCTGCTCTCGGCGGTGGTGGGGCTGACCACGCTGGTGGTGTTCGCGCTCTTCGGGCCGGTCCACTGGGGGGCCGCCGCGGTGATCGCGCCGGCCACGGTGGCCGGCGGCTACCTGGGTGCCCGACTGGCCCGCCGGCTCCCGTCGGTGGTGCTGAAGACCGTCATCGTGGTCTTCGGTACGGTGATCGGCCTCTACCTGCTCTGGCGCGCACTGCGCTGA
- a CDS encoding PIN domain-containing protein → MNGVVFDHTALLAFGAGHQLLSGLVVQAHREHGRHLFVPALCLAGAAAQRPALDEHIGALPVLDVVELRHSGALAVARLVKQGVDWRLAHAVVLGRPDPEWPQGRPVLTETPKAYAGFGVVTVDVR, encoded by the coding sequence ATGAACGGAGTGGTTTTCGACCACACCGCTCTGCTCGCCTTCGGTGCGGGACACCAGTTGCTCTCCGGTCTCGTCGTCCAAGCGCACCGGGAGCACGGTAGACACCTGTTCGTGCCGGCGCTCTGCCTGGCGGGCGCCGCCGCCCAGCGGCCGGCTCTGGATGAGCACATCGGTGCTCTCCCGGTGCTGGATGTCGTGGAGCTGCGCCACTCCGGGGCTCTCGCCGTCGCGCGGCTGGTGAAGCAGGGCGTGGACTGGCGGCTGGCGCACGCGGTGGTGCTCGGGCGCCCCGACCCTGAGTGGCCCCAGGGCCGCCCTGTGCTGACGGAGACGCCCAAGGCATATGCCGGGTTTGGCGTGGTGACGGTCGACGTGCGCTGA
- a CDS encoding zinc-ribbon domain-containing protein, protein MIDIEWFRFRRQDDVFIVFGWRTAARRVAMLSLLCHVCRQQAAHPLDKLTKKFTLFFIPVLPLSTTYQLTCVACGTSQPVMKDAAEQLIAHPDSFTTAAAALGDPPVPTV, encoded by the coding sequence TTGATCGACATCGAGTGGTTTCGCTTCCGCAGGCAGGACGACGTGTTCATCGTATTTGGCTGGCGTACCGCCGCGAGGCGCGTCGCGATGCTGTCCCTGCTGTGCCATGTTTGCCGGCAGCAGGCCGCACACCCGCTGGACAAGCTGACGAAGAAGTTCACCCTCTTCTTCATCCCGGTCCTCCCGCTCTCGACGACGTACCAACTGACTTGCGTTGCATGCGGAACCAGCCAGCCAGTCATGAAAGACGCCGCCGAGCAGCTCATCGCGCACCCCGACTCGTTCACCACCGCAGCTGCGGCCCTCGGCGACCCTCCGGTGCCGACCGTCTGA
- a CDS encoding PadR family transcriptional regulator: protein MRMTIPVAKVLAALLADPEAPRYGLDLMKLTGLPSGTLYPVLHRLQAAGWLAAEWEEVDPVAAGRPARRYYRLTPEGVRAARAALAELRALAPDSPKPRGIAPTGAPAW from the coding sequence ATGCGGATGACGATCCCGGTGGCGAAGGTGCTCGCCGCGCTCCTCGCCGACCCCGAGGCCCCGCGCTACGGGCTCGACCTGATGAAGCTCACCGGCCTGCCCAGCGGCACTCTCTACCCGGTGCTGCACCGGCTCCAGGCGGCCGGGTGGCTCGCCGCCGAGTGGGAGGAGGTCGACCCGGTCGCCGCCGGCCGGCCCGCCCGCCGCTACTACCGTCTCACCCCCGAAGGGGTACGCGCCGCCCGCGCGGCGCTGGCCGAGCTGCGGGCCCTGGCCCCGGACAGCCCCAAGCCCCGCGGCATCGCGCCGACGGGAGCCCCGGCGTGGTGA
- a CDS encoding histone, which translates to MAEAQQATTRPATTRRTAKQTTTPRRTVGAATARTATVTKASPNASGAGAGRVPAKKAVAKKAAARKVVSAARKAPAKRATAPAKQAPAKKAPATRATAKKAPATRAAAKKAPATRATVAKAPAKKATAKKAPAAARKTTTAAKKAPARTTGAARKVTSTGKKATAAVKKTAAKKAAPAVKKTAAKKAVAKKAAAKKTAAAKRAPAKKTTAAAKRAPAKKAAAKKAPARKATATSSTARKAAGRKATSAASSVSGLEARTSTSTGTHKRLTAARKPAGTRVAAGRSTAKPASARRRAG; encoded by the coding sequence ATGGCCGAAGCACAGCAGGCCACCACCCGCCCGGCCACCACTCGTCGGACCGCGAAGCAGACCACCACCCCACGGCGGACCGTGGGCGCGGCCACGGCCCGCACCGCCACGGTCACCAAGGCGTCCCCGAACGCCTCGGGAGCCGGTGCCGGCCGGGTACCGGCGAAGAAGGCGGTCGCGAAGAAGGCGGCCGCCAGGAAAGTCGTGTCGGCGGCGCGGAAGGCCCCGGCGAAGCGAGCCACGGCCCCGGCCAAGCAGGCACCCGCCAAGAAGGCGCCGGCCACCAGGGCCACCGCGAAGAAGGCGCCGGCCACGAGAGCCGCCGCTAAGAAGGCGCCAGCCACGAGAGCCACCGTGGCGAAGGCGCCGGCCAAGAAGGCCACCGCGAAGAAGGCCCCGGCTGCGGCGCGGAAGACCACGACCGCGGCGAAGAAGGCCCCGGCGCGGACCACGGGCGCGGCCCGGAAGGTCACCTCCACCGGAAAGAAGGCCACCGCCGCGGTGAAGAAGACCGCGGCGAAGAAAGCCGCCCCGGCGGTGAAGAAGACTGCCGCGAAGAAGGCCGTGGCGAAGAAGGCCGCGGCGAAGAAGACCGCGGCCGCGAAGCGGGCTCCCGCGAAGAAGACCACGGCCGCGGCGAAGCGCGCCCCGGCGAAGAAGGCTGCGGCGAAGAAGGCTCCGGCGAGGAAGGCCACCGCCACCTCCTCGACCGCGCGCAAGGCGGCGGGCCGGAAGGCGACCTCCGCGGCGTCGTCCGTCAGCGGCCTCGAGGCCAGGACGAGCACCTCGACCGGCACCCACAAGCGGCTTACCGCCGCCCGGAAGCCGGCCGGTACGAGGGTCGCCGCGGGCCGGTCGACGGCCAAGCCGGCGAGCGCCCGCCGAAGGGCGGGCTGA
- a CDS encoding RNB domain-containing ribonuclease, which produces MVIRRVLAPRIDFGALRRELGLPEGFPAAAQREAEEAAAAPLPAVADRTDVPFVTLDPVASRDLDQAMHLSRRRGGGFRVRYAIADVATHVRPGGALEEETWRRGQTVYLPDGNVPLHPHTLSEGAASLLPDAERAAVLWTIDLDADGDTVGVALERARVRSRAKLDYVGVQLAADAGRLPEPIALLPEIGALLTARGLRRGAVNLPLPEQDVEPDGDGWRLVLRGPGPMEEHNAQISLLTGMAAADIMLAGRIGLLRTMPRPKPEAVERLRLAADPLGVPWPAGMSVGEVLAGLDASQPRAAAFIDQAAELMRGAAYTAFDGQLPDQPEHGGVAAAYAHVTAPLRRLADRYATEVCLALHEGREVPEWARAALPKLPEVMTNTDRTASAATRGAVELAEAVLLEHRVGETFEAAVLDVDAPRPVVEVPRQSGDGSRPNGPSGNGAAKPGRRPGGTVALDEPPVRARCLGELPLGERVPVRLISADPTHRKVLFERA; this is translated from the coding sequence GTGGTGATCCGACGCGTACTGGCGCCCCGCATCGACTTCGGCGCACTGCGCCGCGAGCTAGGGCTGCCCGAGGGCTTTCCGGCGGCGGCGCAGCGCGAGGCCGAGGAGGCCGCCGCCGCGCCGCTGCCGGCCGTCGCCGACCGGACCGACGTCCCGTTCGTCACCCTCGACCCGGTGGCCTCGCGCGACCTGGACCAGGCGATGCACCTCAGCCGCCGTCGTGGTGGCGGATTCCGGGTCCGGTACGCGATCGCCGACGTCGCCACCCACGTACGCCCCGGCGGGGCGCTGGAGGAGGAGACCTGGCGCCGGGGGCAGACCGTGTACCTTCCCGACGGCAACGTGCCGCTGCACCCGCACACGCTCAGCGAGGGGGCGGCCAGCCTGCTGCCCGACGCCGAGCGGGCGGCCGTGCTGTGGACCATCGACCTCGACGCCGACGGCGACACGGTGGGCGTCGCCCTGGAACGCGCCCGGGTGCGCAGCCGGGCCAAGCTCGACTACGTCGGCGTACAGCTCGCCGCCGACGCCGGCCGGCTGCCCGAGCCGATCGCCCTGCTCCCCGAGATCGGTGCCCTGCTCACCGCGCGCGGGCTGCGCCGGGGGGCGGTCAACCTGCCCCTGCCCGAGCAGGACGTCGAGCCGGACGGCGACGGCTGGCGGCTGGTGCTGCGCGGGCCCGGCCCGATGGAGGAGCACAACGCGCAGATCTCCCTGCTGACCGGGATGGCCGCCGCCGACATCATGCTCGCCGGCCGGATCGGGTTGCTTCGGACGATGCCTCGACCGAAGCCGGAGGCGGTCGAGCGGCTGCGGCTGGCCGCCGACCCGCTCGGCGTGCCCTGGCCGGCGGGGATGTCGGTCGGCGAGGTGCTGGCCGGGCTGGACGCTTCCCAGCCCCGGGCGGCGGCCTTCATCGACCAGGCGGCCGAGCTGATGCGCGGGGCGGCGTACACCGCCTTCGACGGGCAGCTGCCCGACCAGCCGGAGCACGGCGGGGTGGCGGCGGCGTACGCCCATGTCACGGCGCCGCTGCGCCGGCTGGCCGACCGGTACGCGACCGAGGTCTGCCTGGCCCTGCACGAGGGCCGCGAGGTGCCCGAGTGGGCCCGTGCCGCGTTGCCGAAGCTGCCGGAGGTGATGACGAACACCGACCGGACCGCGTCGGCGGCGACCCGCGGCGCGGTCGAGCTGGCCGAGGCGGTGCTGCTGGAGCACCGGGTAGGGGAGACGTTCGAGGCGGCGGTGTTGGACGTGGACGCCCCACGGCCGGTGGTCGAGGTGCCCCGGCAGTCGGGGGACGGGTCCCGGCCGAATGGCCCGTCGGGGAACGGCGCGGCGAAGCCGGGGCGCCGGCCCGGCGGTACGGTCGCCCTGGACGAGCCGCCGGTCCGCGCCCGGTGCCTCGGTGAGCTGCCGCTCGGCGAGCGCGTCCCGGTCCGCCTGATCAGCGCCGACCCCACCCACCGCAAGGTCCTCTTCGAACGCGCCTAA
- a CDS encoding IS110 family RNA-guided transposase has protein sequence MLEQTQDREEIISRVAALDIGKASLVCCVRVPDEARPGRRLQEVQTYSTMTRSLAGMAERLRGLGVTRVVMEATSDYWKPAFYLLEAYGFEVWLVNARDVKHLPGRPKTDKLDAVWLCKVAERQMIRPSFVPPPPIRMLRDLTRYRVDLVAQAGAERNRVEKLLEDAQIKLSVVVSDLFGVSGRAMMAALIAGRRDPKSLAQMARSSLRRKIPALEEALTGHFNDHHAFLLGKMIARVEAIEADIAEVDARIEAQLAPFVEAAARLIEIPGVGPAAAAAIIAEIGVDMSRFPTPAHLAGWARFAPGVKESAGRKKGSGSTGHGNPYLARVLGQIAVSAARTNTFLGERYRRIARRRGAKRAIVAVGRSVLTIIWHLLADPEAHFQDLGADFYLSRTDTERRKRNHISQLEALGYRVTLELAA, from the coding sequence TTGCTGGAGCAGACGCAGGACCGGGAAGAGATCATTTCGCGCGTCGCGGCGTTGGACATTGGCAAGGCGTCGCTGGTGTGCTGCGTGCGGGTGCCGGACGAGGCCAGGCCGGGACGGCGGCTGCAGGAGGTGCAGACGTACTCCACGATGACCCGGTCACTGGCCGGGATGGCCGAGCGGCTGCGCGGCCTGGGCGTGACCCGGGTGGTGATGGAGGCGACGAGCGACTATTGGAAACCGGCGTTCTACCTTCTGGAGGCGTACGGGTTCGAGGTGTGGCTGGTCAACGCCCGCGACGTCAAGCACCTGCCGGGCCGGCCCAAGACCGACAAGCTGGACGCGGTGTGGTTGTGCAAGGTCGCTGAGCGGCAGATGATCCGGCCCAGTTTCGTGCCGCCGCCACCGATCCGGATGCTGCGGGACCTGACCCGTTACCGGGTCGATCTGGTGGCTCAGGCCGGTGCCGAACGCAACCGCGTCGAGAAACTGCTGGAAGACGCCCAGATCAAGCTGTCGGTCGTGGTCAGTGACCTGTTCGGGGTGTCCGGGCGGGCGATGATGGCCGCGCTGATCGCCGGGCGGCGTGATCCCAAGTCGCTGGCCCAGATGGCGCGCTCCAGCCTGCGCCGCAAGATCCCCGCCCTGGAGGAAGCGCTGACCGGGCACTTCAACGACCACCACGCGTTCCTGCTGGGCAAAATGATCGCCCGGGTGGAAGCGATCGAGGCCGACATCGCCGAGGTCGACGCCCGGATCGAGGCGCAGCTTGCCCCTTTCGTCGAAGCGGCGGCCCGGCTGATTGAGATCCCCGGAGTCGGCCCGGCCGCCGCGGCTGCGATCATCGCCGAGATCGGCGTGGACATGAGCCGCTTCCCGACCCCGGCGCACCTGGCCGGATGGGCCCGCTTCGCCCCCGGCGTCAAGGAATCCGCCGGACGCAAGAAGGGCAGCGGGTCGACCGGGCACGGCAACCCCTACCTGGCCCGCGTCCTGGGCCAGATCGCCGTGTCCGCCGCCCGGACCAACACGTTCCTCGGCGAACGCTACCGACGCATCGCCCGAAGACGCGGCGCCAAACGCGCCATCGTCGCCGTGGGCCGTTCCGTCCTGACCATCATCTGGCACCTGCTGGCCGACCCCGAAGCCCACTTCCAGGACCTCGGGGCCGACTTCTACCTCAGCCGCACCGACACCGAACGCCGCAAACGCAACCACATCAGCCAACTCGAAGCCCTCGGCTACCGAGTCACCCTCGAACTAGCCGCATAA
- the npdG gene encoding NADPH-dependent F420 reductase, which translates to MAYDATTQPDVSGLTVGIIGGTGDQGRGLAYRFARAGQTVLIGSRSADRAARAAAEIAALPGVPAGTAVSGADNAEVARRSDAVIIAVPWDGHAATVAALAEPLAGKIVIDCVNPLGFDKQGPYALPVAEGSAVQQAAGLLPASRVCAAFNHVSAPLLADPEVDRIDLDVLICTEDRELVGVVAALAARIPGMRGIYAGRLRNAHQIEAFTANLIAINKRYKAHAGIRVTDL; encoded by the coding sequence ATGGCTTACGACGCGACCACGCAGCCCGACGTCTCCGGGCTGACCGTCGGCATCATCGGGGGCACCGGCGACCAGGGGCGAGGGCTCGCCTACCGGTTCGCCCGGGCCGGGCAGACCGTGCTGATCGGTTCCCGCTCCGCCGACCGGGCGGCGCGGGCCGCCGCGGAGATCGCCGCACTGCCCGGCGTCCCGGCCGGCACGGCGGTGTCCGGTGCGGACAACGCCGAGGTGGCCCGCCGTAGCGACGCGGTGATCATCGCGGTGCCGTGGGACGGGCACGCGGCCACCGTCGCCGCCCTGGCCGAGCCGCTGGCCGGCAAAATCGTGATCGACTGCGTCAACCCGCTCGGCTTCGACAAGCAGGGCCCGTACGCGCTGCCCGTCGCCGAGGGCAGCGCCGTCCAGCAGGCCGCCGGGCTGCTGCCCGCCTCCCGGGTGTGCGCCGCGTTCAACCATGTCAGCGCGCCGCTGCTGGCCGACCCCGAGGTCGACCGGATCGACCTGGACGTGCTGATCTGCACCGAGGACCGGGAGCTGGTCGGGGTGGTCGCCGCGCTCGCCGCCCGGATCCCCGGCATGCGGGGCATCTACGCCGGCCGGCTGCGCAACGCCCACCAGATCGAGGCGTTCACCGCCAACCTGATCGCGATCAACAAGCGCTACAAGGCCCACGCCGGCATCCGGGTCACCGATCTCTGA
- the panB gene encoding 3-methyl-2-oxobutanoate hydroxymethyltransferase: MVESTPTEVTALYGGPATRRVRTRDLIAAKERGERWAMLTSYDQYTASIFDQAGIPVLLVGDSAANNVFGYETTLPVTAEELLPLVRAVVRATKHSLIVGDLPFGSYEEGPTQALRTAVRFMKEGGCHAVKLEGGRRCAAQVEAIVGAGIPVMAHIGFTPQSEHTLGGYRVQGRGDSAEEVIADARAVADAGAFAVVLEMVPGEVAKRITAELRIPTVGIGAGPDTDAQVLVWQDMAGLRTGKAPRFVKRYADLAGALTEATRRFADEVRGGEFPATEHTF, translated from the coding sequence ATGGTGGAGTCCACCCCGACCGAGGTGACCGCCCTCTACGGCGGGCCGGCCACCCGACGGGTCCGCACCCGCGACCTGATCGCCGCCAAGGAGCGCGGCGAGCGCTGGGCGATGCTCACCTCGTACGACCAGTACACTGCCTCGATCTTCGACCAGGCGGGGATTCCGGTGCTGCTGGTCGGCGACTCGGCGGCGAACAACGTCTTCGGGTACGAGACCACCCTGCCGGTGACCGCGGAGGAGCTGCTGCCCCTGGTCCGGGCCGTGGTACGCGCGACGAAGCACTCGCTGATCGTCGGCGACCTGCCCTTCGGCTCGTACGAGGAGGGGCCGACGCAGGCGCTGCGCACCGCGGTGCGGTTCATGAAGGAGGGCGGCTGCCACGCGGTGAAGCTGGAGGGCGGCCGGCGCTGCGCCGCGCAGGTCGAGGCGATCGTCGGGGCCGGCATCCCGGTGATGGCGCACATCGGCTTCACCCCGCAGAGCGAGCACACCCTGGGCGGCTACCGGGTGCAGGGCCGGGGCGACAGCGCCGAGGAGGTGATCGCCGACGCCCGAGCGGTCGCCGACGCGGGGGCGTTCGCGGTGGTGCTGGAGATGGTGCCCGGTGAGGTGGCCAAGCGGATCACCGCCGAGCTGCGCATCCCCACCGTCGGCATCGGCGCCGGCCCGGACACCGACGCCCAGGTGCTGGTCTGGCAGGACATGGCCGGGCTGCGTACCGGCAAGGCGCCACGCTTCGTCAAGCGCTACGCCGACCTGGCCGGCGCGCTGACCGAGGCCACCCGCCGCTTCGCCGACGAGGTACGCGGCGGCGAGTTCCCCGCCACCGAGCACACCTTCTGA
- a CDS encoding NAD+ synthase: protein MPTLRLALCQVDPTVGDLAGNADLVRAWSRQAADAGAQLALFPELMLTGYPVEDLVFRRSFVAASKAALERLAADLATDGLGELPVLVGYLDADGPPQVSADAEPGRGARNAAALLHRGGVAARYFKHHLPNYGVFDEDRYFVPGDTLNVVRIGGVDVALTICEDLWQAGGPFAVARQAGVGLVLNINGSPYELNKDDIRLPLVRRRAAEAGAAIAYVNMVGGQDELVYDGDSMIVSADGTLLARAPQFVEHLLLHDVALPAAREPAGGDGELSDGMRVVRAELDAIPPAPTGEPAVGGVIAPVADEAEVWQALVLGLRDYVNKNRFPSVVLGLSGGIDSAVSAVIAVDALGPDRVVGVSMPSQHSSEHSRADAEDLAKRTGLDYRVQPMQPMVDAFLASMSLSGVTVENLQARVRGVILMALSNQEGHLVLTTGNKSELAVGYSTLYGDSVGGYNPVKDVWKTLIWRLAKWRNADAERRGETPPIPESSIGKPPSAELSPGQLDSDTLPDYDVLDPILIGYVDGDLGRDGLIESGHDPAIVDRVLRMVDTAEYKRRQSAPGTKISHKAFGRDRRLPITNRWREHG, encoded by the coding sequence ATGCCCACCCTGCGTCTCGCCCTGTGCCAGGTCGACCCGACCGTCGGCGACCTCGCCGGCAACGCCGACCTGGTCCGCGCCTGGTCCCGCCAGGCCGCCGACGCCGGCGCCCAGCTCGCGCTCTTCCCGGAGCTGATGCTGACCGGGTACCCGGTCGAGGACCTGGTCTTCCGCCGTTCCTTCGTCGCCGCGTCGAAGGCCGCGCTGGAGCGGCTCGCCGCCGACCTGGCCACCGACGGGCTCGGCGAGCTGCCCGTCCTGGTCGGCTACCTGGATGCGGACGGCCCGCCGCAGGTCAGCGCCGACGCCGAGCCGGGCCGGGGCGCCCGCAACGCCGCGGCGCTGCTGCACCGGGGCGGGGTGGCGGCCCGGTACTTCAAGCACCACCTGCCCAACTACGGCGTCTTCGACGAGGACCGCTACTTCGTCCCGGGCGACACCCTGAACGTGGTGCGAATCGGCGGGGTGGACGTCGCGCTGACCATCTGCGAGGACCTCTGGCAGGCCGGCGGCCCGTTCGCGGTGGCCCGGCAGGCCGGCGTCGGGCTGGTGCTCAACATCAACGGCTCGCCTTACGAGCTGAACAAGGACGACATCCGGCTGCCGCTGGTCCGCCGCCGGGCCGCCGAGGCCGGCGCCGCCATCGCGTACGTGAACATGGTCGGCGGCCAGGACGAGCTGGTCTACGACGGCGACTCGATGATCGTCAGCGCGGACGGCACCCTGCTGGCCCGGGCCCCGCAGTTCGTCGAGCACCTGCTGCTGCACGACGTGGCGCTGCCCGCGGCGCGGGAGCCGGCCGGCGGCGACGGGGAGCTGAGCGACGGCATGCGGGTGGTGCGGGCCGAGCTCGACGCGATCCCGCCGGCCCCCACCGGGGAGCCCGCGGTCGGCGGGGTCATCGCGCCGGTCGCCGACGAGGCCGAGGTGTGGCAGGCGCTGGTGCTGGGCCTGCGCGACTACGTCAACAAGAACCGCTTCCCGTCGGTGGTGCTCGGCCTCTCCGGCGGCATCGACTCGGCCGTCTCGGCGGTCATCGCGGTGGACGCGCTCGGCCCGGACCGGGTGGTCGGGGTGTCGATGCCCAGCCAGCACTCCTCCGAGCACTCCCGGGCGGACGCCGAGGACCTGGCCAAGCGGACCGGCCTGGACTACCGGGTCCAGCCGATGCAGCCCATGGTGGACGCCTTCCTGGCCAGCATGTCACTCTCCGGCGTGACCGTGGAGAACCTCCAGGCCCGGGTGCGGGGCGTGATCCTGATGGCGCTGTCGAACCAGGAGGGCCACCTGGTCCTCACCACCGGCAACAAGAGCGAGCTGGCCGTCGGCTACTCCACCCTCTACGGCGACTCGGTCGGCGGCTACAACCCCGTCAAGGACGTCTGGAAGACGCTCATCTGGCGGCTGGCGAAGTGGCGCAACGCCGACGCCGAGCGCCGCGGCGAGACCCCGCCGATCCCGGAGAGCTCGATCGGCAAGCCGCCGTCGGCGGAGCTGAGCCCCGGCCAGCTCGACAGCGACACCCTGCCCGACTACGACGTCCTCGACCCGATCCTGATCGGCTACGTCGACGGCGACCTGGGCCGGGACGGCCTGATCGAGTCCGGCCACGACCCGGCCATCGTGGACCGGGTGCTGCGGATGGTGGATACCGCCGAGTACAAGCGGCGGCAGTCCGCGCCCGGCACGAAGATCTCACACAAGGCGTTCGGGCGGGACCGCCGGCTGCCGATCACCAACCGCTGGCGCGAGCACGGCTGA
- the glnA gene encoding type I glutamate--ammonia ligase has protein sequence MDRQQEFVLRTLEERDIRFVRLWFTDVLGTLKSVSVAPAELEAAFDEGIGFDGSAIEGFARVFESDMVAMPDPTTFQVFPFEGGVSGESARMFCDILLPDGSPSWADPRHVLRRALSRAAEKGFTFYTHPEIEFFLLENGAPDGSVPTPVDTGGYFEHTTHAVARDFRRQAVLALERIGISVEYSHHEVAPGQQEIDLRYADALTTADNIMTFRHVVKEVALSTGVQASFMPKPFTDQPGSGMHTHLSLFEGERNAFHDAGDPMKLSKVAKSFIAGLLTHAREYTAVTNQWVNSYKRLFPLALPDRITESPAYVCWGHLNRSALVRVPAYGKPNSARVEVRSLDSATNPYLAFAVMLGAGLKGIEEGYELPPGAEDDVWSLSSAERRAMGYQALPENLAEAIDVMAGSELVAEILGEHVFDFFLRNKRAEWEQYRREVTPYERQRYLSL, from the coding sequence GTGGACCGTCAGCAGGAGTTCGTCCTCCGTACGCTGGAAGAGCGGGACATCCGGTTCGTCCGGCTGTGGTTCACCGACGTGCTCGGCACGCTCAAGAGCGTGTCGGTGGCCCCCGCAGAGCTGGAGGCGGCCTTCGACGAGGGCATCGGCTTCGACGGCTCGGCGATCGAGGGCTTCGCCCGGGTCTTCGAGTCCGACATGGTCGCCATGCCCGACCCGACCACCTTCCAGGTCTTTCCCTTCGAGGGCGGGGTCAGCGGCGAGAGCGCCCGGATGTTCTGCGACATCCTGCTCCCCGACGGCAGCCCCTCCTGGGCCGACCCCCGGCACGTGCTGCGCCGCGCGCTCTCCCGGGCGGCGGAGAAGGGCTTCACCTTCTACACCCACCCCGAGATCGAGTTCTTCCTGCTGGAGAACGGCGCGCCGGACGGCTCGGTGCCGACCCCGGTGGACACCGGCGGCTACTTCGAGCACACCACCCACGCGGTGGCCCGGGACTTCCGCCGGCAGGCCGTGCTGGCGCTGGAGCGGATCGGCATCTCGGTGGAGTACAGCCACCACGAGGTGGCCCCGGGCCAGCAGGAGATCGACCTGCGCTACGCCGACGCGCTGACCACCGCCGACAACATCATGACCTTCCGGCACGTGGTGAAGGAGGTGGCGCTCTCCACCGGCGTGCAGGCCAGCTTCATGCCGAAGCCCTTCACCGACCAGCCGGGCAGCGGCATGCACACCCACCTGTCGCTGTTCGAGGGGGAGCGCAACGCGTTCCACGACGCCGGCGACCCGATGAAGCTCTCCAAGGTGGCCAAGTCGTTCATCGCCGGGCTGCTCACCCACGCCCGGGAGTACACCGCGGTCACCAACCAGTGGGTCAACTCCTACAAGCGGCTCTTCCCGCTGGCGCTGCCGGACCGGATCACCGAGAGCCCGGCGTACGTCTGCTGGGGCCACCTCAACCGGTCCGCGCTGGTCCGGGTGCCCGCGTACGGCAAGCCGAACTCGGCCCGGGTGGAGGTGCGCTCGCTGGACTCGGCGACCAACCCGTACCTGGCCTTCGCGGTCATGCTCGGCGCCGGTCTCAAGGGGATCGAGGAGGGGTACGAGCTGCCCCCGGGCGCCGAGGACGACGTCTGGTCGCTCAGCAGCGCCGAGCGCCGCGCGATGGGCTACCAGGCGCTGCCGGAGAACCTGGCCGAGGCGATCGACGTGATGGCCGGCTCGGAGCTGGTCGCCGAGATCCTCGGCGAGCACGTCTTCGACTTCTTCCTGCGCAACAAGCGCGCCGAGTGGGAGCAGTACCGCCGCGAGGTCACCCCGTACGAGCGGCAGCGTTACCTCTCGCTCTAA
- a CDS encoding DNA glycosylase AlkZ-like family protein: protein MTFTPRQLNRATLDRQLLLRREPLAVADAVRRVVALQAQQPASPYLALWNRIAGFDPAELDAAFAGRDVVKATLVRITLHAVHAGRHRGDGLPPAGRGGVGGPGGRGPGAGRVPGRPRADRVPALRPLVGQGPAGRRGPDPALLTPAG, encoded by the coding sequence ATGACGTTCACGCCGCGACAGCTCAACCGGGCCACCCTGGACCGCCAGTTGCTGCTCCGCCGGGAACCGCTGGCCGTGGCCGACGCCGTCCGCCGGGTGGTGGCGCTGCAGGCGCAGCAGCCCGCGTCGCCGTACCTGGCCCTGTGGAACCGGATCGCCGGCTTCGACCCGGCCGAGCTCGACGCCGCGTTCGCCGGCCGGGACGTGGTCAAGGCGACGCTGGTCCGGATCACCCTGCACGCCGTACACGCAGGCAGGCATCGAGGCGACGGCCTTCCACCGGCTGGACGAGGAGGCGTGGGCGGGCCTGGCGGCCGAGGCCCGGGCGCTGGTCGCGTTCCTGGCCGGCCGCGAGCCGACCGTGTACCAGCGTTACGGCCACTGGTGGGACAAGGGCCTGCCGGCCGCCGAGGTCCGGATCCTGCCTTGCTGACCCCAGCAGGTTAG